From the genome of Saccharomyces kudriavzevii IFO 1802 strain IFO1802 genome assembly, chromosome: 16:
TGTGGTAAGGTATGCGGTTAGATTGGCTCGCACCTCTAAGAAGCCTATTCATCTCCCTCGAATCCTTCGCGAGTAAGGTTTGTACTACTGCATCTTCAGCGTTGGCATTGACTCCTAAGGTTAGtttaatttcattgaattgatTAGATGAGAgtaatctttcaaatctttttttatactCAACGTACTGGGAATTATAAAATGAgtcaactttttcaatatcccTATCgattgcaaagaaaaatgaccCCAATAACTTTTTAATTTTCGGAGAGTCTAGATAGTTTTGAGCACTATTGGATGAATCTCTCATTTTAGTTGGTGGCCCAGTTCCATCATAATTGTTCTTGTTATAAGTTCTGTACATGCTCTCCTGAAGCCTTgtgatttcttttatcattttcttgagtGATTTGTAGCCAACATATTGAGTTGACCACTCTGGAGTCCGATGATTGGCAAAGGTTTTCCCAAACTTCATGAATGGTATTGCTTCAGTATATGGATATATTATAGTTCCAATACAGTTGTTATTGGAGCTAGCGGCTATTTTTATGTGGTATAATTGGggttttcccttttttggTTTACTTTTAATTTATGctctcttttcttattgagTACAATAATTGGcaatatttcaattttatatTCGTCTCACTTCATAAGAAATtgctctttcttttatttctacCAAGCaatatttctcttttgatttATCGTGCACGTTCTAAAAACAATTCTCTTACTCTTCGTTCCTAATTTACTTTTGCGATATCAAATAATCACAAACAGGGTCTGCAGAAATGCCTATTTGAAAAGCACAAAGAGTAGATAGTAACTACACTTGTCTAGTGTGAAGATGGAATAATCTCAGTATTTTCATGTgctatttatatatgctTAGTTGTTTATTTTGGACTGTTAAATATTCGGGACGGCATGTGCAAGAGCTTGTAGCATTAGTGCACATACGAGCACGTGGAATTCTTTAATTATAAGTAGtaccaaagaaagaatattaATAATTAGGACACAATTGGTCCGTCCTGACAAGATCATAGATTTGTTTCATGGAAAGATGCATTAATTGACGCACTTCTAAACCAACCCATATCTTGAGCATTGATAATGTGCTTGCATCCTTTAAGAGACTTTTGGCTTCGCGCTTAAAACCAAACTCACGTAATATAGGAAGCGAACTGTTTACGAAAGAAAGTTACAAAGAGATATGCGTTTTTGTTAGTAAAGTTATGTCAATAACAACTCAAAATaatggaaagaagaaaatgctcCCATAAAAACATATGGGAGTGTTACTCTTCAAAACAATTAATAAATGCACAAAATACGAACCTTTCGAATAAATCCAAATTTGGATCTAACTGTCGCCCAATCCCCTCCAGGAGTAAGATAGCAACAACCACGGAAACAAAGTCAGACTCCATTCTAACGTGATGTGATCTTACCATACTTAACATTTGGTCAAGCAAGTCACCAATAGAAACAGTTCCGAGTGTAAATGTCCTTTGCTTAACTTTATCTACTAACTTTTCTACTTTGAATGCAAACACTTCCTTATCAATGGCTGTTTCTGGGGTTTTTGACCTTTCAATCATCAATTCGCCCGCTCTATAACCATCAAATCGTGCCAACGCGTTAAATAACGCTATGAAATtgattctatttttttcattcagtTCTGTAATTATTCCAGTATCGATGAAACATATTTGGGGCGTATAATTTGTTAATATAGACTTCAACTCAGCAACAAAATCGTGATTTTCGTGTTCCTCAACCTTTCTTCTTAAGGCATGTGTAATCCGGAAAGATTCAAGTTCAGAGGATATGATATTTGTCCCATATTTGTTCGTCTTGACGAACCTAATTATAACATTCCCTGGATGCAAATCAGCATGAACAAAATCATCGAGGATTAACATTTGTAAAAATGCGTCAACAAAAGGATCGCTGACCTTCTTACAAAGCTCAACATCATTAAGCTCCTTTTTTGTggacaaaaatttttccataGAAAGACCATATACATGCTCTTCAAACATAACGTCTCTATTTGATAAGGGGAGAAATGGTTTAGGAAATTTCACCTGAATAGAATTCTTGAAGTTCTCATTAAATCTTTGCAGGTTTAACGCCTCAATTCTTAAGTCCAGCTGAATATTCATTAATATGGAAAATTGTTCCACTTCATTGGGCAGAGACAACCATTCCATGGTCGGGATCCAATTTATTGTGtcagcaaaaaatttcattatcttcaaatCTCTTCGGATTTGGGACCTTACATTCGGATGTAAAATCTTGATTGCACACCAGCGATTACCGTCCTTACCGATTTGTATGTTATCATATTTGTCAATATATTCCTGAGACAACTCGCCCACGTAAACTTGGGCGATGGATCCAACTCCTATTGGCGTATGATTGAACTCATCGAAGGCATCTTCAATCTTGTCAACTTTTAATGATTGGCAAAGCCTTTTAAGGGTAAAACTCAAGGAATGCGCAGATACATTGCTATGCAATTTGCCCAATTCATGACACAGGGcatgagaaaaaatatctgtTCTCGATCCCGCCCATTGTCCAAGCTTAATAAAACTCGGACCAGCCAATTCCAATGCCTTGCGCAGTAATTGACACCATACCAAAGAGCCGCGAGTCTCAGTTATATTGGTACCTGTAACTTTGAGATTATGGCCAAACCACGATATAGGATACAATAAAAGAACgggtaaaaaaatggcgGAAATCTCTAGAAATCTTAAAACAGTGCATATTGGTTCAACAATTCTATCATTGAAgccaaaccaaaaaattcTTAGGCACCTTATTAGCTTATTACGCGATCCAGTGATCTTAGTAGACCTAAATgttttgatcttttcttgcagttcattttcagaagaTATGTAGAGGCCCATTTCGAAAGTGTCACCTTTAGGATCTGGCTTTAAAGAGTCATTATATATCAAACTGCATTGTTTTGAAATGGCGTCGTGTGTTAGATATAGGGCAGCAGATGTAGGTATCACCAGCCGTCCTACAGGGATTTTATGGAAGTGCCGCGTTGACTGACTATAGTATCGCCAAGAGTTTCTAAATGCAAACCTTAAAAATGCCATTTGGTCAGTGaatttgttcttccttCTCTGTGTTTTGGTGGTCGTTCAGTTCTCCTCAGAGATGATATGTTCTATAATTTATAAGATCCCCTACTTTTCCCTTCGAACGAGTGAGAGGATATTATTTCCCCTCATATATTCGGcattgtttatttttcgtTGCCCTTAGGCATTGATACATAATTGATGCATAAATAGTCTCAGctatattatatataaaaatccATCATGTACATGCACTGTTACCATAGATCCTGCAGACGGCTTCCGTCTTGATGAggcttcttcctctttggtGACATCAGTGAAAAACCTGGTCAGGCTTCCAGTAATACCTTCTCTCTTGATGGCAGCTGACGCCAACCAACTACGTTCTCTTAAGCTGATAAAGTTCAGCTTCGTAGTTACGTTGGAAACGCTTAGCGCACTCAATTAATCTTGTTTGTTGGCAAGAAGCGATAATGCAGCATCGTCATAATAACAACGTCAGCACGCCTTGTACCTCTTTGATTCCATACATCAAGTTTCAGATTCCTATACCCCAATGTCTCTACGTTGAATCGTATTATAGGTTTTGTCGTCATACCTTCTCCCAATTGTAAATGATGCGATATCGTGGTCCTGGCGGCACCATCAGATCCGAGAATCAAGATTTTTAACTGCATCTGTGGCCTCCATAACTTATCAGTTTCCCACTAAAGGCATTCTTTTTGCCATTAGTCCCATTGAACTGTGCTAACTGTAATGCTGTACCATCTCAAAGGCCTACACTACCTGCAATTGCCAGCTATACCTTAATAGCAAGCTCAGAAAGGCATCGCTTCGTcgcaattgaaaaaaaatgctctATGAAATGTATCCTGATTGGAAAGATGGTGTTGATGGGTGATGCTATTCGACAAAAGCAAGACAACGACAGCAATGGAAAAACTCCGCAACACAAGTTCTAGGAAGCCCAATGGCGAAAAAGACCAATCAGTGATCAAGCCAATCTCTTTAGATGGCAGAACAGGTGAAGTAATCGTGAGAAAATCCACAGGGAAGACTAAAATACGTAAAGGTCAGACAGAAGAAGAGTACGGGCAGCAGTTGCGACACTACTTTCAAGTGGAAGAAGGCCCTGTGCGGACAGAGGTTGGCTGGATGGATAAAGTAGATCCTCTAGCTGACATACGAGATGGCAAGTACGATATTTCCAACAAGCACCAACGACAAGTGCTTAGTGGGTTCTGCCATCGTTTATTCTACCAGCGCAAGTATGAGCAGTGTCTGAACCTCAGCAGCTATCTGTTGGGACTCTTCGAACCCTTTAAtgtgaagaacaaaatgaaaCGGGAGCTTGAAGAGCTAGAATATATGATCGAGCAGTGTCGTGGACAGGTGTCATAAGCCCGAATTAGTACtccaattcaaaaaaaagatatctTTCTGCCCCGACATGGCCGAGCCTATATACATAGATAACATAGATTAATATAGAAACAGTAATAAGAACCCTAGCAGGTCACATTGTGTTTGTATGTGCGTGTATGTGGCTAACACAAGGTAGAAACGTCATTTGAATGTGCAAAATGTTAAGAAGTCACGGATGGTCAATACTTAATAGACTGTATCCTGTTCGCAGTTTCACCAGATACTCAAAGGTAGATATGACCTTTGAAGGAAACACTCAAGATATCTCTACCTCTGCCGAAGAGAGAATGTCCACCGTTTTTGGGGGTCGCTTGAAGGGTGAACCACCAAAATCTACAAGTAGAGTACTTACTGGCGGAATGAGGAAAATAGCAGGTGTTCAAGTACCTGCGAAGCCGCAAGAACCTGATAATTGTTGCATGTCAGGATGTGTTAATTGTGTGTGGGAAATATATAGTGAAGACTTGAGAGACTGGAAGCATAGAAGGAAAGAAGCTGCGGAAAAGATCAAGGGAACCCAGGAAATGTGGCCTAAAAACTGGAATCCACCTCTGGGATTGTTGAACATGGAAAACGTCCCTGTCgagttgaagaaaaaaaagcaggaAATCGATGGTATGACAGTAGAGCAGCCTCACAATTTATCATTAATCAAAGGTTTGTTtcccaaaagaaaagcgCCCCTACCCAAGAGTGTCTTGACagctaaaaaaaaaaatattgctTTGAGACACAAACACGAACAAGAGGGAAAAGGAGGAAACCAGTCGATTGATGGACTAGATAGTGATGAAGGTTGGGAAGATATTCCCGTTTATGTCAAAGTGTTTGCCGAGtttgaatcaaagaaaaggttaCAAAAGATCCACCGAcaagaagaattgaaaaagaaaacagcTCTGGTGTGATCAAAGAGACTATACTCaaatcatatatataatatcTTCGTCTAACTCAACCCTGACTGATTATGATAGATGGAGAGAGATGAGCATGCATACATCTTATTTATAAAAGTTTAAGAAATTAATGTGTGAACACGCATTGGCATCCTTGTTTAACACACacacatacatatatattcataaaatttttcagttatattatattatatttttgattctttaTTAACTATACAGAAAcgatatcaaaaaaaaatgtatcaAAGTGAGTTAAACaaatggaaagaaagagcaaaaagcatttttaatttttttactataATTCAGCATTAGTCCATGTCGACATCACCTTCGgtatctttcttttcatcttttttttcagcttcagCCTTTCTTTGGGCAGCCAGCTTTTCAGCCATAGCAGCCATTTGAGAAGCCTCTTGCTTGGATCTTATGGattgcttcttttcttcctccttAGCCAAGTATCTACCTCTAATCATGTTACCTAAAGAGGCCAATTCTTCGTATTTGGCAATGTACTTAGCCTTGATGGAGTCGAAACCTTCGTCGTATAACCACTCTTCGGCTTTGTTTAACATACCTTTCAATTTGGTCTTTTCGGCATCGGAAGCAAATGCAGCGTACTCTTCATCCAACTTACCACGTAATGTGTAAATATATTCCTCAAGAGTGTTCTTACGGTCTTCTGTCTCGGCAACCAATTTGTCTTGGGCAATCATCTCGTTCTCCTTTTCAATCAATTCATTCAACTTCTTAGCGTCTAAACCAAAAGTGTGTGCGACGATGGTCAAGTCATCCTTTTTCACGGTCTTGGTaatcttcttgaattcTTGTTCAGCATCTTCTGGGGCGTCTTCTGGCAATGGAATAGgttcttcaacttcaatATCTTCGACGGAGTAGGCTTCTTCGATAGTGTGTAGACCAGATGGATCGCATCTCAATCTCAACTTAACAGGAACAGAGTCTTGACCTTCTGGTAATTGAACACCAGTAATATCCCAGTTAGCAATGTGTTTTGGGGTGCTTGCTGGTAATTGTGTGATATCGGTGTAATTAGCAGCCATTGAAAAGTCACCAGTACGGTTCAAAGTGATCAATTTAGTAGATGGGAAGGTTGAGCCAGCTGGGAAGACTTCCATActgtcttcttcttcgactTGTTTGTCCCAAGAGTAAGAAACAGAGTAAGGATGGATATCCTCAAACTTGAATGGTCTAACTCTTAAAGTTGGAGAGTGAATGGCACAAATGAAAGCGGCACCTTTAGCGATGGCTTCGTCTTGGTTCAAAGTGGTAGACAAAGGCTTTCCGAAGGCTTCAGAAATTGATTGCTTCAAAGTTGGGATACGGGTAGTACCACCAATAATTTCAACAAAGTCGACTTCATCAACGGTCAACTTGGCTTGAGCCAAAGCTTTGCTGACTGGTTCAGTAACACGTTCCAACAATGGCTTGAccatttcttccaattcttcaCGAGACAATTGAGAAGATACATCAACATCGTTCATGACGGATTCAACAGAGAATGGAGCATTAGTGTTAGCAGACAAgaccttcttcaatttttcagctgCGGTCAAAATTCTGTTGTAAGCCTTTGGATTTTCTCTGATGTCAATCTTGTACTTAGACTTGAACTCGTCAGCGAAGTGTTCAGTTATAGCCAAATCAAAATCTCTACCACCGAAATGCTTGTCACAGGCAGTACCCAAGACCTTCAATTGGCCCTTCTTGAAAGCCATGATGGAACAGGTATAGGAAGAGTGACCGATATCAACGAAAGCAACAATTCttggtttttcttcaccttctGGTAAATCAGTCTTGAAGATACCGTAAGAAACACCGGCAGCGGTAACATCGTTGACAATTCTAACAGGGTTCAAACCAGCAATTCTAGCAGCGTCAGCAACGTTGTAACGTTGTTCTTCAGTGTACCAAGCTGGGACAGCAATACAAACATCGGTAATATTAGCTTTGGTTTCCTGTTTGACAGTGTCCTTGACTTTGTCAATGAACATGGCAGCTAATTGAGTAGCAGAGAAAACATGCTTTTCACCAGCAAATCTAACTTCGGCACCGGTCTTCTTATCGTCTAATTCAACCAATTTGGTGGTAAAATGCTTAGATTCTTGTTTAAAATCTGGATGGTCGTAATCCAAACCAATAATTCTCTTCAAGTTGGCGACGGTGTTCTTGATATTGGAAGTTTGCTTGTTCTTACCAGTTTCACCCAAGTATCTGTTCTTTGGACCAAAACCAACGACAGAAGGAGTAGAACGGTTGGAAACTTCATTAACGACGACGTCAATACCTCTGTTTCTAGCAACAGCTAAGACAGAGTTATTGTTACCTAAATCTAAACCAAATGGAGTactcatttttcaaaggaaatGTTTTATGTCAATGTACTTTTTGCTTAGAGCTATTAAGACGGAGAATAAGAATGAGAAAGATTTTAATTATAAGCTAGAGAAAGTCAAGACAGAAAGAGTTTGAAGTAAACTGTAATTTTTATCACCAACATTAACCCAACAAGAAGTACTGCTCTTCGAGAAAGGAATCTTCTAGAAGCATCTTtgttaaattttttttcatcgctttgaaaaaaaaatgaaaaaatgaaaaagaaatatacGTAATAAGTGATTACACGTCTACTGGCCTGAGGACCGGCACCATACTTGTTAAAAGACCATTCATGGGGACGATTGAGTTGAAATGGTAATTTTGAGAGCCTCAgatatattcaatatgTCCAGTCTGAAGTAGCTTAA
Proteins encoded in this window:
- the SKDI16G1670 gene encoding uncharacterized protein (similar to Saccharomyces cerevisiae YPL108W; ancestral locus Anc_8.594), coding for MLFDKSKTTTAMEKLRNTSSRKPNGEKDQSVIKPISLDGRTGEVIVRKSTGKTKIRKGQTEEEYGQQLRHYFQVEEGPVRTEVGWMDKVDPLADIRDGKYDISNKHQRQVLSGFCHRLFYQRKYEQCLNLSSYLLGLFEPFNVKNKMKRELEELEYMIEQCRGQVS
- the DPC25 gene encoding Dpc25p (similar to Saccharomyces cerevisiae YPL107W; ancestral locus Anc_8.591), which translates into the protein MLRSHGWSILNRLYPVRSFTRYSKVDMTFEGNTQDISTSAEERMSTVFGGRLKGEPPKSTSRVLTGGMRKIAGVQVPAKPQEPDNCCMSGCVNCVWEIYSEDLRDWKHRRKEAAEKIKGTQEMWPKNWNPPLGLLNMENVPVELKKKKQEIDGMTVEQPHNLSLIKGLFPKRKAPLPKSVLTAKKKNIALRHKHEQEGKGGNQSIDGLDSDEGWEDIPVYVKVFAEFESKKRLQKIHRQEELKKKTALV
- the SSE1 gene encoding adenyl-nucleotide exchange factor SSE1 (similar to Saccharomyces cerevisiae SSE2 (YBR169C) and SSE1 (YPL106C); ancestral locus Anc_8.590) encodes the protein MSTPFGLDLGNNNSVLAVARNRGIDVVVNEVSNRSTPSVVGFGPKNRYLGETGKNKQTSNIKNTVANLKRIIGLDYDHPDFKQESKHFTTKLVELDDKKTGAEVRFAGEKHVFSATQLAAMFIDKVKDTVKQETKANITDVCIAVPAWYTEEQRYNVADAARIAGLNPVRIVNDVTAAGVSYGIFKTDLPEGEEKPRIVAFVDIGHSSYTCSIMAFKKGQLKVLGTACDKHFGGRDFDLAITEHFADEFKSKYKIDIRENPKAYNRILTAAEKLKKVLSANTNAPFSVESVMNDVDVSSQLSREELEEMVKPLLERVTEPVSKALAQAKLTVDEVDFVEIIGGTTRIPTLKQSISEAFGKPLSTTLNQDEAIAKGAAFICAIHSPTLRVRPFKFEDIHPYSVSYSWDKQVEEEDSMEVFPAGSTFPSTKLITLNRTGDFSMAANYTDITQLPASTPKHIANWDITGVQLPEGQDSVPVKLRLRCDPSGLHTIEEAYSVEDIEVEEPIPLPEDAPEDAEQEFKKITKTVKKDDLTIVAHTFGLDAKKLNELIEKENEMIAQDKLVAETEDRKNTLEEYIYTLRGKLDEEYAAFASDAEKTKLKGMLNKAEEWLYDEGFDSIKAKYIAKYEELASLGNMIRGRYLAKEEEKKQSIRSKQEASQMAAMAEKLAAQRKAEAEKKDEKKDTEGDVDMD
- the CQD1 gene encoding Cqd1p (similar to Saccharomyces cerevisiae YPL109C; ancestral locus Anc_8.598); translation: MAFLRFAFRNSWRYYSQSTRHFHKIPVGRLVIPTSAALYLTHDAISKQCSLIYNDSLKPDPKGDTFEMGLYISSENELQEKIKTFRSTKITGSRNKLIRCLRIFWFGFNDRIVEPICTVLRFLEISAIFLPVLLLYPISWFGHNLKVTGTNITETRGSLVWCQLLRKALELAGPSFIKLGQWAGSRTDIFSHALCHELGKLHSNVSAHSLSFTLKRLCQSLKVDKIEDAFDEFNHTPIGVGSIAQVYVGELSQEYIDKYDNIQIGKDGNRWCAIKILHPNVRSQIRRDLKIMKFFADTINWIPTMEWLSLPNEVEQFSILMNIQLDLRIEALNLQRFNENFKNSIQVKFPKPFLPLSNRDVMFEEHVYGLSMEKFLSTKKELNDVELCKKVSDPFVDAFLQMLILDDFVHADLHPGNVIIRFVKTNKYGTNIISSELESFRITHALRRKVEEHENHDFVAELKSILTNYTPQICFIDTGIITELNEKNRINFIALFNALARFDGYRAGELMIERSKTPETAIDKEVFAFKVEKLVDKVKQRTFTLGTVSIGDLLDQMLSMVRSHHVRMESDFVSVVVAILLLEGIGRQLDPNLDLFESSLPILREFGFKREAKSLLKDASTLSMLKIWVGLEVRQLMHLSMKQIYDLVRTDQLCPNY